The window TACAGGCTATAGCATAAGGAAGGCACTCTCCTgaaaatgagatgagattcgGTGTTCGGTGTTTACCTAGCAGTCGAAAATTTCTGCAGCAACTGAGTCCTCACAGTCCAAAAATTTGGAAATTAGGTGAAGACTAAGGATGCAGAAGTGCGAAATGTGACAGGCACAAGACAATCAAGGATCGGCATTACCCTCTTGCTGATTCTGTGGCTTAATAGGTACACCAAGAAGAATATCACTGTTATGGAAACCAAAATAGCAACAACAAGCAGAAAAGTACAACAGCTTTTGTTATGAAACATCAAAGTACTGGACAATCTCCTAATAAACTTACTGTAGGCTGCATGGAGGAACCCGGGTTTGGTTGCCAAGAGATATATTAAACAGAGGACTGTGGCACGATAAATTTTCCGGCATAGCCATGCTACTGTGTAGCAACAAGTATGACTTTCATCTCCTCGTTCTGAAATGAGGCCAACACCAAAAAGGAGACCCAAGTGAGCAAGTACATGGAAAGTAGAGGTTGATCGACATAAAAATTGACCATTTTACAAATTTGACCTTGACGAGGTGATTTATTTCAAAAGCTTTGTTTTCATTTCCAAAATCGAAAGCCATATACAGAAACGGAAGGGGCAAGTACAAGAGATCATTAACACTAATAATACTGTTCAATCTCTACATTGGGTCAAAACAGGTTTTCGTGTACCAGCAGAAAAAGCTCATTACTCGATTCCTTTCTTTTGGAGAGCAACAAGCAGAATCTGTTATTTCTTCACTCTGCCTTGGTCCAACAGACAAGCAATGGAAAACAAAGCTGTTCACTAGATTTACCCATGGCAACAAGACTTCCCAGACAGCATTGTGCTGGAAGATACAAGCCCGGGATACTATAATAGCACAGGCCCGATAGTTTCCCAAACTTCCATGTTCTGCAGACAATTATGAAGTCTCAGTAAAAGTTAAAGAAAATGTTATTAAGAGTAAGACCCCAAATAAGAAGCTTACGTCGTACCTTGCACAATCTTCTATTCTGAACAGAGAATGCCAAATTGAAGACATATGTGCCAGCTGCCCAGAAGAGGATGAATACGAGAGGCAGGCCATTTAACCGATGCCAGTGAAACATGGAAGGGAAAGCATAGATTATGTAGCCAACATATGCAAGGAGCCCAAACGAACATAAACTTGCAAAGTGTCGTTGCATTCGTAGATAAATGGGCTAACAAGTATTTTATCATTACTGGGTCATCAATGAAGTGCACATAATTTATGGGAACGTACTGGAAAGCCGTAAGTGAAAAAGTTGATGCTAAAAGACTGAAAAAACTCCCTCCATGATAGGATGCTACTCTGGCTCGAGTCAGATCTGCAATTCCACAGAGCAACGAGAAAGGGAAAGACAATGACCTTTGAGACAACAGCAATCAGCAGCTGCAATTTGCAGATCCGGATAAAGTAAAAGATGTAGTCAGACTGTGTTAGGGTAAAGCTTTTCATGGTCCCTTACAAATGCACATATCCTGGTTTTGAGAAATTATAAAAGGATAAGGAGGAATATACTTTGAGAAATTATGGATTTCAAAATTCTTGACACCTTGTTTGGAATTAGAGTTGAGCTTTAACTCAACTTTATTCTAactttatatgtatatttaattgggttgtaatgattgtgttgttgaattatgagaaaaagtgtgaaaaaataataaatagttaagagaaagtaatgaccgtgttattgaattgtgaaaaatgtaatgaatagttgaaagaatttaatattaaaaattaaattgaattgttaaaaaattaaagaaaaaggaaaaaataattaacaattgtattattgaattgaatataagtaaagataagtggaatataattaaaaataaactctAAAGCTAAAAAAGCATTTTAGTTTTGGAGGATTTTAATTAGattcattttgttattttgaatttattttgggatcaaattgataatcttattttttaataagaagGTGCACTAAAACCTCATAAAACTCTTAATTTGGagaatttaaaattatgaCATTTAGAAGGATTTAGAATATTTCTGATCTCTTCAATACCTTTGTAAATTTTTCTCAAACGAGGTCCTTGAAGGTATTTATAACACCTCAGACCCCTCAATCAAAACATCGCATATCACATCGTTTATGAAGTCATCTATTATACATGGGGCGACACGTCAACTCGTGGCCTCACCCCTACACCCAAATACCGAAAGGTTAACATAATTCGGCCAGTCTACTAAGATTTAAAACTTTTTcgattatgaattttctcaaaCCTTcgattatgaattttctcaaaCCTCGCGGCTCGAGAACAAGCGCCTAACAAGCCGTATTATTTTTACTTGTAGAAAGATCCCAGTAATTCACTTGGTTTAAAATTTGCCCCATTTCCCTCTCTGTGACTCTTTCTCCTCCCTTTGCAAATGCCCTCAAATCCTCAGCTTCCATGCCGGCTCGTGCCTCCTCTCACATCGGCCTTTTGTCCGACGACCTTGTAGCTGCAACTTCGTTAGTGGGCAGTGGGCAGCGTGTCTCCGATTTTCAGAGGGTTTTAGGTGATCCCAGCGAGAGATAGGGACAAATTCCAAATCTGTCGAGCCTTCTCATCGGAAACATCGAAAATTTTCTCCGGAAATCATGTGTTAGGAAATGTTGGGTGATGACCTTAGGATTCAGTTCGGCCTCTGGGTCTAGCATTTGAACGCTGATCGGAGAAGTTGCCCGGAGACTGATAGGTGAGCAGGCCGCTTGCAAATTTCTCAGATTGCAAACTATTTTCATGGCAATTTTCTGTTCCATGGATGTTACAAATCcgaaaatttgaagaatttCCAACAGGTTCTGAGGTTGTTGATCGGTCTGATTTGGCGGAATTCAGGTCATGGTCTTATATGTGATTTGTCTCGTATTAGAAGGCTCAATATCTTGTCGATCATTTGAGTGTCGGAGCGATTGCTCACAACCTTTAATATCTGTTGTCGGGACGTTTTCTTCCCCGTCCTGATCTGAGCTTTCAGTAagcttttgttttgtttaggAGGATTATGGGTTGGATAAATGTTGGATCTTTTCTCCTTTGAAAGCACAAACAGGCCGCGTGAGATGACCCAAGTATGGTTTTTTTCCTGTCGGTGAATCTCTGAGTCTGCTGAAATTGTTTGCATCAAGGGGACATTTTCGTGTAACCGGAGCGCGGGCTCGGCATAGCAGTGCAGAACCTTAAATTCATAAATCATGTATCGATGATCATATGTTCAACGGCGTCCTACACTTTTAATGGCTGGTATATGGTACATTTGATTTCCTCTTGAAAATGGTTGCGTTATGTTTCTACAGGTTGTGTCTTGGTTTCTGGAGTTCTGTGCTtctggatatatatatattaagatgGTTTGTGGATTGCTGGTTCCTTGTACAAGAATACGCCCTCTCTGGTTCGTCCTTTCCGCAGAAGAACAGAGTGAGAGTCAAACAATTATACGAGCACAGGAGAGATTATCGCCAGCGAACTAGTGAACTTGGACAGAGGATTGGAGTCGGAGAGAAGACAGTCCCACCCTGTCAGATTCCGAACTGAACCCCCCAAACTCTTGGCTGTCCTCAACGCTGCTTTTAAGGAAGGTGAACATTAATTGATCCCCGTCCATTGCTTTAAGGAGTTTCAGTTTGAATCTGAACTGGTTTTGGTCTGGGATTGCATTACTAGAGAGTTTGAGAGGTGCATGGACTATGACGGAGGAGCCGACAGCTGGAGAAGATAGCTGGAGCAGGTTATGGCAAGGCATTTTTCCTGTCACCGGCATCATGACTACTCTTGTCACCTACGGTATTCTGCAGGTCGCTACTCTACGCCTCCCTCAGCCTTTGATTCCATTTCTTGTTTTTGGTTGACCTCCACGGCTAGATTTTGGAATCATATCTACTAAATTAGTTCACGATTTGGTGGGTGATGCCAATGGGAAGGTTAGATGATTGTGCCATCGTAAGTGGAGATGGCCATTCATTGTATTGAGTGTTGTAGCATGAAACTTTTAGTTACTTCAGAAGACGATCTACTTCTTATGCTTTGTATTATTGCCTTCGCTATTGCCTTTTGCATTTCAAGGGGCTGATTGTGCTGCAGAAAAAGACCTGGTGAGGAAGCTTAAGCAAGTAAGCAAGCTTCACCAAAGCTACTGCTTGCCGAAGCTGCATGGCTGTGATTGGAATTATCGGATGTTACCAGACTTGATTAAGTTATTTGTTGGGTTCTGAATTTTGATGCCGAGAATCTATGCTGTTTGCGTGGATGATTAAACTGTCTGAGAAGATCCTCCTCCCTATTTCATGACTCCATCCATCAGAATACAAACCGTGCGGTGCCATATTAATGTTGAGATAATGACAGTCTATGGAGAACTATGACATTATTATCTTTTCACTTATGTAAAGGATAAGATGCAGAGCATTTGCAGCCTAGTTTTGTCGTCGGGCTGATTGAGGTCTATCGATTATGTTTACCCCAAGTCaactccgtttggtttcgaaatcgaattttaagattttaactctaactttaattctactcactacacaataaaaattaactctTTAAAGTTAAAAAGGTGGGCCACATACATAAACCCACAACAACTttattatactcaattcaatttttaatattaaattctctcaactattcattatattttcacacttttttttataattcaacgacacaatcattacaactcaattaaaataaaaaatcaactctactcaactgtaaaaccaaacacacagAATTCCAATATTATCTATGATACACTAAGCTTAAGGGTCTTTTTTGGCTTTAGAGTTGATTAAAATTCATTCGTGCAGGAAAAGATCGTGAGAGTACCTTATGGTCCAAACAAGGAACCTTTCCAATATTCACTGTTCCTTGTTTTCTGCAACCGCATCACGACATCTACAGTTTCTGCAGCTGTTTTACTGGTAAATTGCCACTATGACATCTCTTCTCGTGCATTTTCATGAGTAGAACGTAAATCTCCACAATATGCATAGTTTCATGCAAAACGTTAAATAAACTCCTGATTTGTCAATGCTGGTAACATGcaatacttttttctttgcaTCCGATAATTGTTACGTTGGTGAGTAATATTAATCTTTTCTCTAGGCAAGCAAGAAGGCCTTGGACCCCGTTGCTCCTTTATAAGTACTGCCTTGTATCAGTATCAAATATACTAACCACGACATGCCAATATGAGGTAATCCTTCTTATCTATCATTTGCCAAAGTTCTACATTGTTGAATACTCTGCCAAGTAAGCAGCCATTCTCTCTGTCGAAAGTTGTACAAAGACTGTGCTTGTGCCTTGTTTTATTGTGGGTTCTTTCTGACTGTCTGTGCTTACTGCAGGCCCTAAAATATGTCAGTTTCCCTGTTCAGACGCTAGCAAAGTGTGCGAAAATGATTCCTGTTATGGTAAGCTAAGTCATGCaactctttctcttttttcttttatatgtgAAATTACTTTACTATCTTAGCTTCAAGATGAGGCTGTGTTTACTAGATTATGGACCTGCCCTACACTTGGTAAACATAATACAGAGTAAGGCAAATAAAATGTATAATTGCCGAATCCATGTATATCATCTTTTTCGTAATAGTTTgtaatttgaaaatgaaaatgcgagaaaaaaaatggacgGATGGAAGTTATTGaaggaggagggagagagaggagagagcaGGTGAGTGAAgtaggagagggagagaaaaaaTGTGGCAAAAACCATTATTTGATAGTACTTATTATCAGAACCTTCATTACGTAGCTATTATCAATTATATTCATTTCACTATTGAGGTTTTTCGGAAACTGAAAGCTAGACGAAACCTTCCTTCTGGCTTTATAATAGTATAGGTGTATATATGTCTTCGATCTTTGcaatatttgattttcatgGACTTCCTAGTATCAAACTTAGCACTTGCTCTCCCTCGTGGAGGCTGCtctgatatatttatttaagagaaaaggAACTCTAGTTAACATCCTTTTTCTATGATCTACCTTATTCCCTATATTTGTGTCTGGTATCTCTTAACTCTTGCATGTTCAATCCGTTCGTTAGCTTGACAATTCTGCTCTATAATAGTGATTTTTAACTGTACCTTCTAGGGTGTACTTCCTCTGACAGGTCTGGGGAACTGTTATCATGTGAAAGAAATACAAGGGACCTGACTATTTGTTAGCTTTTCTGGTGACAGTGGGTTGCTcaatattcattttatatcCGGTAATGCCCAGGACCTTgtgtttaattttctttttcctggtTTTTGATCCCATGAATGATACTAAGCTCATATTAGTGGTCCTAGTCTAAACTTCACAACCACAACTCCAACACCACCACCCTCCCTCGGGGAAttaatggtgcgtttggtttcagagttaaagtaattttgattttgatcgtagaaaatgacaaatgattgtgtagtgtgttgagttaaagttaaagttaaaatttttgacttggaaaatgtgtatttttgttgtgtagtgtgttgagttgaagataaagttaaaatttttgtgattttaactgcaa of the Punica granatum isolate Tunisia-2019 chromosome 6, ASM765513v2, whole genome shotgun sequence genome contains:
- the LOC116211863 gene encoding uncharacterized protein LOC116211863, producing the protein MACLSYSSSSGQLAHMSSIWHSLFRIEDCARTWKFGKLSGLCYYSIPGLYLPAQCCLGSLVAMERGDESHTCCYTVAWLCRKIYRATVLCLIYLLATKPGFLHAAYTTESARG